In the genome of Syngnathoides biaculeatus isolate LvHL_M chromosome 14, ASM1980259v1, whole genome shotgun sequence, one region contains:
- the tnfsf13b gene encoding tumor necrosis factor ligand superfamily member 13B isoform X2, with protein sequence MAVCSRPGPGTGQKAGEARGPSRPVFLLTLAVITSSSLSALSLYQLVVLREEVEGLKSEACRRREDGQEGKHGEQVLLSFCCRFFRLSPPNHLVYSGIPNKVRHKLSAIRQPTCTGCWPTGQNVSDGRGGQTDPQHTFSLMRRRRMASGTDSSDSLSCLQLLANKSRKIFRKDFALEPYTGIPWQTGLRKGSALETLGDNILIRQEGFYFVYSQEEDSGGRRGSARHPVPLHPEHGQHVPLQHVLHGRCREAGGR encoded by the exons ATGGCGGTCTGCTCGCGTCCGGGTCCCGGGACGGGGCAGAAGGCGGGCGAGGCCCGGGGTCCGTCCCGGCCGGTCTTCCTGCTCACGCTGGCCGTCATCACATCGTCCTCTCTGTCGGCGCTGTCCTTGTACCAGCTGGTGGTTCTCAGAGAAGAAGTCGAGGGCCTGAAGTCCGAGGCGTGTCGCAGGAGGGAAGACGGTCAGGAGGGCAAACATGGAGAGCAG gtgttgttgtctttttgttgCCGTTTCTTCCGTCTCTCCCCTCCCAACCACCTCGTGTACAGTGGAATTCCAAATAAAGTCCGCCACAAGCTAAGCGCAATAAGACAACCCACCTGTACTGGTTGTTGGCCAACAGGACAG AATGTCAGCGACGGGAGAGGCGGCCAAACGGACCCGCAGCACACGTTCAGcctgatgaggaggaggaggatggccTCCGGAACAGACTCATCAG ATTCGCTGTCGTGTCTCCAGCTGCTGGCGAACAAGAGCAGGAAAATCTTCAGGAAAG ATTTTGCCCTGGAGCCATACACGGGCATCCCCTGGCAGACTGGGTTGAGGAAAGGGTCTGCCCTGGAGACGCTCGGCGACAACATCCTGATCCGGCAGGAGGGCTTCTACTTTGTCTACAGTCAG GAAGAGGACAGTGGTGGGCGACGAGGCTCAGCACGTCATCCTGTTCCGCTGCATCCAGAGCATGGACAGCATGTACCCTTACAACACGTGTTACACGGGAG GTGTCGTGAAGCTGGAGGTCGGTGA
- the tnfsf13b gene encoding tumor necrosis factor ligand superfamily member 13B isoform X1, which produces MAVCSRPGPGTGQKAGEARGPSRPVFLLTLAVITSSSLSALSLYQLVVLREEVEGLKSEACRRREDGQEGKHGEQVLLSFCCRFFRLSPPNHLVYSGIPNKVRHKLSAIRQPTCTGCWPTGQNVSDGRGGQTDPQHTFSLMRRRRMASGTDSSDSLSCLQLLANKSRKIFRKDFALEPYTGIPWQTGLRKGSALETLGDNILIRQEGFYFVYSQVYYMDSRFAMGHVVIRRKRTVVGDEAQHVILFRCIQSMDSMYPYNTCYTGGVVKLEVGDQLELLIPRSAANVSLDGDSTFLGAIKLV; this is translated from the exons ATGGCGGTCTGCTCGCGTCCGGGTCCCGGGACGGGGCAGAAGGCGGGCGAGGCCCGGGGTCCGTCCCGGCCGGTCTTCCTGCTCACGCTGGCCGTCATCACATCGTCCTCTCTGTCGGCGCTGTCCTTGTACCAGCTGGTGGTTCTCAGAGAAGAAGTCGAGGGCCTGAAGTCCGAGGCGTGTCGCAGGAGGGAAGACGGTCAGGAGGGCAAACATGGAGAGCAG gtgttgttgtctttttgttgCCGTTTCTTCCGTCTCTCCCCTCCCAACCACCTCGTGTACAGTGGAATTCCAAATAAAGTCCGCCACAAGCTAAGCGCAATAAGACAACCCACCTGTACTGGTTGTTGGCCAACAGGACAG AATGTCAGCGACGGGAGAGGCGGCCAAACGGACCCGCAGCACACGTTCAGcctgatgaggaggaggaggatggccTCCGGAACAGACTCATCAG ATTCGCTGTCGTGTCTCCAGCTGCTGGCGAACAAGAGCAGGAAAATCTTCAGGAAAG ATTTTGCCCTGGAGCCATACACGGGCATCCCCTGGCAGACTGGGTTGAGGAAAGGGTCTGCCCTGGAGACGCTCGGCGACAACATCCTGATCCGGCAGGAGGGCTTCTACTTTGTCTACAGTCAG GTCTATTACATGGACAGCAGGTTTGCAATGGGCCACGTTGTGATCCGCAGGAAGAGGACAGTGGTGGGCGACGAGGCTCAGCACGTCATCCTGTTCCGCTGCATCCAGAGCATGGACAGCATGTACCCTTACAACACGTGTTACACGGGAG GTGTCGTGAAGCTGGAGGTCGGTGACCAGTTGGAGCTCCTGATCCCCAGGTCCGCTGCCAACGTGTCTCTGGACGGGGACTCCACGTTCTTGGGCGCCATCAAGCTGGTTTAA
- the tnfsf13b gene encoding tumor necrosis factor ligand superfamily member 13B isoform X3, with product MAVCSRPGPGTGQKAGEARGPSRPVFLLTLAVITSSSLSALSLYQLVVLREEVEGLKSEACRRREDGQEGKHGEQNVSDGRGGQTDPQHTFSLMRRRRMASGTDSSDSLSCLQLLANKSRKIFRKDFALEPYTGIPWQTGLRKGSALETLGDNILIRQEGFYFVYSQVYYMDSRFAMGHVVIRRKRTVVGDEAQHVILFRCIQSMDSMYPYNTCYTGGVVKLEVGDQLELLIPRSAANVSLDGDSTFLGAIKLV from the exons ATGGCGGTCTGCTCGCGTCCGGGTCCCGGGACGGGGCAGAAGGCGGGCGAGGCCCGGGGTCCGTCCCGGCCGGTCTTCCTGCTCACGCTGGCCGTCATCACATCGTCCTCTCTGTCGGCGCTGTCCTTGTACCAGCTGGTGGTTCTCAGAGAAGAAGTCGAGGGCCTGAAGTCCGAGGCGTGTCGCAGGAGGGAAGACGGTCAGGAGGGCAAACATGGAGAGCAG AATGTCAGCGACGGGAGAGGCGGCCAAACGGACCCGCAGCACACGTTCAGcctgatgaggaggaggaggatggccTCCGGAACAGACTCATCAG ATTCGCTGTCGTGTCTCCAGCTGCTGGCGAACAAGAGCAGGAAAATCTTCAGGAAAG ATTTTGCCCTGGAGCCATACACGGGCATCCCCTGGCAGACTGGGTTGAGGAAAGGGTCTGCCCTGGAGACGCTCGGCGACAACATCCTGATCCGGCAGGAGGGCTTCTACTTTGTCTACAGTCAG GTCTATTACATGGACAGCAGGTTTGCAATGGGCCACGTTGTGATCCGCAGGAAGAGGACAGTGGTGGGCGACGAGGCTCAGCACGTCATCCTGTTCCGCTGCATCCAGAGCATGGACAGCATGTACCCTTACAACACGTGTTACACGGGAG GTGTCGTGAAGCTGGAGGTCGGTGACCAGTTGGAGCTCCTGATCCCCAGGTCCGCTGCCAACGTGTCTCTGGACGGGGACTCCACGTTCTTGGGCGCCATCAAGCTGGTTTAA
- the tnfsf13b gene encoding tumor necrosis factor ligand superfamily member 13B isoform X5, translating into MAVCSRPGPGTGQKAGEARGPSRPVFLLTLAVITSSSLSALSLYQLVVLREEVEGLKSEACRRREDGQEGKHGEQVLLSFCCRFFRLSPPNHLVYSGIPNKVRHKLSAIRQPTCTGCWPTGQNVSDGRGGQTDPQHTFSLMRRRRMASGTDSSDSLSCLQLLANKSRKIFRKGRGQWWATRLSTSSCSAASRAWTACTLTTRVTREVS; encoded by the exons ATGGCGGTCTGCTCGCGTCCGGGTCCCGGGACGGGGCAGAAGGCGGGCGAGGCCCGGGGTCCGTCCCGGCCGGTCTTCCTGCTCACGCTGGCCGTCATCACATCGTCCTCTCTGTCGGCGCTGTCCTTGTACCAGCTGGTGGTTCTCAGAGAAGAAGTCGAGGGCCTGAAGTCCGAGGCGTGTCGCAGGAGGGAAGACGGTCAGGAGGGCAAACATGGAGAGCAG gtgttgttgtctttttgttgCCGTTTCTTCCGTCTCTCCCCTCCCAACCACCTCGTGTACAGTGGAATTCCAAATAAAGTCCGCCACAAGCTAAGCGCAATAAGACAACCCACCTGTACTGGTTGTTGGCCAACAGGACAG AATGTCAGCGACGGGAGAGGCGGCCAAACGGACCCGCAGCACACGTTCAGcctgatgaggaggaggaggatggccTCCGGAACAGACTCATCAG ATTCGCTGTCGTGTCTCCAGCTGCTGGCGAACAAGAGCAGGAAAATCTTCAGGAAAG GAAGAGGACAGTGGTGGGCGACGAGGCTCAGCACGTCATCCTGTTCCGCTGCATCCAGAGCATGGACAGCATGTACCCTTACAACACGTGTTACACGGGAG GTGTCGTGA
- the tnfsf13b gene encoding tumor necrosis factor ligand superfamily member 13B isoform X4 encodes MESRCCCLSSLFLFGFVRPCPLKTTHSQVLLSFCCRFFRLSPPNHLVYSGIPNKVRHKLSAIRQPTCTGCWPTGQNVSDGRGGQTDPQHTFSLMRRRRMASGTDSSDSLSCLQLLANKSRKIFRKDFALEPYTGIPWQTGLRKGSALETLGDNILIRQEGFYFVYSQVYYMDSRFAMGHVVIRRKRTVVGDEAQHVILFRCIQSMDSMYPYNTCYTGGVVKLEVGDQLELLIPRSAANVSLDGDSTFLGAIKLV; translated from the exons ATGGAGAGCAG gtgctgttgcttatcctcactttttttgtttggttttgtgcgACCCTGCCCTCTCAAAACAACACACTCGCAG gtgttgttgtctttttgttgCCGTTTCTTCCGTCTCTCCCCTCCCAACCACCTCGTGTACAGTGGAATTCCAAATAAAGTCCGCCACAAGCTAAGCGCAATAAGACAACCCACCTGTACTGGTTGTTGGCCAACAGGACAG AATGTCAGCGACGGGAGAGGCGGCCAAACGGACCCGCAGCACACGTTCAGcctgatgaggaggaggaggatggccTCCGGAACAGACTCATCAG ATTCGCTGTCGTGTCTCCAGCTGCTGGCGAACAAGAGCAGGAAAATCTTCAGGAAAG ATTTTGCCCTGGAGCCATACACGGGCATCCCCTGGCAGACTGGGTTGAGGAAAGGGTCTGCCCTGGAGACGCTCGGCGACAACATCCTGATCCGGCAGGAGGGCTTCTACTTTGTCTACAGTCAG GTCTATTACATGGACAGCAGGTTTGCAATGGGCCACGTTGTGATCCGCAGGAAGAGGACAGTGGTGGGCGACGAGGCTCAGCACGTCATCCTGTTCCGCTGCATCCAGAGCATGGACAGCATGTACCCTTACAACACGTGTTACACGGGAG GTGTCGTGAAGCTGGAGGTCGGTGACCAGTTGGAGCTCCTGATCCCCAGGTCCGCTGCCAACGTGTCTCTGGACGGGGACTCCACGTTCTTGGGCGCCATCAAGCTGGTTTAA